CGTAAGTATTCAGTGGCTTTATCCTATCAAACCAAATCAGCCAACAAATCCGTCACTTCCCCCTGCTGATTTTTACGATTATCGTCATAAATCATCAACGTATTCAAATCCGAATGGCGACTCAATTTCTGCACCTTTCGCACATCCCCATTGGTTGCTTCCAATGCCGCCGTTATCCCCGAATGACGAATCCGGTGAGGCGATAACGGTTTATTAATCCCTGCGTCTCTTGCAATTTGACTAACAATCTTATAAACCCCCGTCCCCGTCAGCCGATGTCCATAACTCGCTCTATCCAAGGCAATAAACAATGGTTTAGAGCGTTTTAATTCTCGTCTGGCCACCAACCAATCTTGAAGCGCTTCCACCGTTGGCTTTGATAACGTCACCGTTTCCTTCTGCGTTCCCTTCCCTTTCCCCAAAATCTTGAGTGTTTTCCCCTCCAAATCCAAATCCTCAAGATTAGCTTGACATACCTCTTCCCGCCGCAAGACATTATCCCATAACAACCTTAATAACGCATAATCTCGCTTTCCCTTAACTGTACGACGATTGGGAACTTGCAACATCCTCTTAAACGCCACCGGGGGAATTCCTGTGGTATCCCGATAAGTCTTAACTTTCTCCCCCTTCAATTCTGCTAATGTCCAAGCACATTGTCCAATCCGATAAGCGAA
The Planktothrix sp. FACHB-1365 DNA segment above includes these coding regions:
- a CDS encoding tyrosine-type recombinase/integrase → MNTLPSHSAVEIVPASVAGTLAERNVMEDLLATKRSENTRKAYNRDLKDFFWAVAHQEPTAQLVIEFLQLSKEQALSLVLGYKQQLLSRKLSEATINRRLAAIKALVTFAYRIGQCAWTLAELKGEKVKTYRDTTGIPPVAFKRMLQVPNRRTVKGKRDYALLRLLWDNVLRREEVCQANLEDLDLEGKTLKILGKGKGTQKETVTLSKPTVEALQDWLVARRELKRSKPLFIALDRASYGHRLTGTGVYKIVSQIARDAGINKPLSPHRIRHSGITAALEATNGDVRKVQKLSRHSDLNTLMIYDDNRKNQQGEVTDLLADLV